The DNA sequence TACAGCCCTTCTTACTTCAAGAAAGGCAAAAAACAACTGGCCTACTACTGTAAACATGCCGGACTTAATCGCGGCTTTTATATTGTTTTTATTAGAGAAAGCATTCAGTCCGATTTGATTCAGGAAGCTAGTGAGTCCATCGATGGAGTTGAAATTATCACCTTTCTCATCCGATACGACGAGGAGCGTGATTTTTGAATTAAAAATTGACGGTGAATCCAAAATTAAAAAACTGCTCTTATGGAACCCGTTTTACTCGATGGAAAAGCTCTTTCTCAGAAAATTAAAGATGAAATTAAAAATGAAATTATAGCCCTGAAACAAAAAGGTATTCCGGAGCCCTGTCTTGCGACCATTTTAGTCGGTGATGACCCTGCTTCTCATACCTATGTAAACATGAAGATTAAAGCCTGTGAAGCCACCGGGATGAAATCAAGACTGGTAAAACTTGACAAATCCATCAGTACAGAGACTCTCTTAGCTGAAATTGATAAATTGAACGCCGATCCGGAAATCAGTGGCATCCTGCTTCAACACCCCTGCCCTCCTCAGATCGAAGAAAGAGAGGCCTTTGACAGAATCCTTACAGGAAAAGACGTAGATGGTGTTACCTCCGCTTCCTTCGGTCAGCTTTCTATGGGCATGGATGCCTTTTATCCCTGCACTCCCTACGGAATCATGCTTCTTATGCAGGAATATAAGATCAGCATAGA is a window from the Leptospiraceae bacterium genome containing:
- a CDS encoding bifunctional methylenetetrahydrofolate dehydrogenase/methenyltetrahydrofolate cyclohydrolase (catalyzes the formation of 5,10-methenyltetrahydrofolate from 5,10-methylenetetrahydrofolate and subsequent formation of 10-formyltetrahydrofolate from 5,10-methenyltetrahydrofolate) — translated: MEPVLLDGKALSQKIKDEIKNEIIALKQKGIPEPCLATILVGDDPASHTYVNMKIKACEATGMKSRLVKLDKSISTETLLAEIDKLNADPEISGILLQHPCPPQIEEREAFDRILTGKDVDGVTSASFGQLSMGMDAFYPCTPYGIMLLMQEYKISIEGKRAVVVGRSPILGKPMAMMLLNANATVTICHSRTQNLPEIVKQADIIVGAVGKPEFIKAEWIKEGAVLMDAGYNPGNVGDIEISKAKDKSSFYTPVPGGVGPMTIAVLLKQTLISQKKKYGS